One Thermus sp. CCB_US3_UF1 DNA window includes the following coding sequences:
- the cas6 gene encoding CRISPR-associated endoribonuclease Cas6: MVLAALVLTLEGEAPPEPRGLRGFFYGLLQEVAPEVHDQGENPFALGFGGKEGAYWARFSLLQEGLYARLAPRLFALEGKEVRLGKPFRVRGVLQEGHPWAGVSTYARLFQGEALPDLPLRFASPTFFRRKGVHYPLPEPRLVVESLLRRLEAFGPLKAPEGVREALLERTTVRWFEGKTLKAETEVEAVGFVGKVVYHLPRATEEEARWLQALGRFAFYSGVGAKTGLGYGRARVG; this comes from the coding sequence ATGGTGCTGGCGGCCTTGGTCCTGACCCTGGAGGGGGAGGCGCCCCCGGAGCCCAGGGGGTTGCGGGGGTTTTTCTATGGGCTCCTCCAGGAAGTGGCCCCCGAGGTGCACGACCAGGGGGAAAACCCCTTCGCCTTGGGGTTTGGCGGCAAAGAGGGGGCTTACTGGGCCCGGTTCAGCTTGCTCCAGGAGGGGCTTTATGCCCGGCTAGCCCCCAGGCTCTTTGCCCTGGAGGGGAAGGAGGTGCGCCTGGGAAAGCCCTTCCGGGTGCGGGGGGTGCTGCAGGAGGGGCATCCTTGGGCTGGGGTTTCCACCTACGCCCGGCTTTTCCAAGGGGAAGCCCTGCCCGACCTCCCCTTGCGCTTCGCCAGCCCCACCTTCTTCCGCCGCAAGGGGGTGCACTACCCCCTTCCCGAGCCCCGGCTGGTGGTGGAAAGCCTCCTGAGGCGCCTCGAGGCCTTCGGTCCCCTGAAGGCCCCGGAAGGGGTGCGGGAGGCCCTTTTGGAGCGGACCACCGTGCGCTGGTTTGAGGGGAAGACCCTAAAGGCGGAAACGGAGGTGGAAGCGGTGGGGTTTGTGGGCAAGGTGGTCTACCACCTGCCCAGGGCCACCGAGGAGGAGGCCCGGTGGCTGCAGGCCTTGGGGCGCTTCGCCTTCTACTCCGGCGTGGGGGCCAAGACGGGCCTGGGCTATGGGCGGGCCAGGGTGGGCTAG